In Mycobacterium sp. JS623, one genomic interval encodes:
- a CDS encoding amidase, which translates to MSFDVVEASIAQLRAALEAGSVTAVELLESYLQRIAVYDHAGIRLNAVVVLNPQARADAEASDERRANGQTRGPLDGIPYTAKDSYLARGLTAAAGSPAFADLVAQKDCFVIERLRDAGAVLIGLTNMPPMANGGMQRGLYGRAESPYNGDYLTAAFGSGSSNGSGTATAASFCAFGIGEETWSSGRAPASNNALCAYTPSRGIISVRGGWPLVPTMDVVVPHTRTMADLLEVLDVIVADDANARGDFWRSQPWIPLPRPSDHRPATYRKVSPASIVGTRFGVPRMYINADPDAGSAELPGIGGPTGQRIETRPSVLALFDAARRDLESTGAEVIEVDFPTVSNYEGDRPGAPTIFTRGLVSPEYLARELLDLSAWAWDDFLDDNGDPALNRLADVDGSRIFPHPPGALPDRYTGFDDDIASYPAQVRDHPMNSFLEIPHLEQGVRGLEETRRVDLEDWMDGLGLDAVIFPAVADVGSADMDVNEASADLGWRNGVWVANGNLAIRHLGIPSVTVPMGTMADIGMPVGLTFAGRAHDDVALLRLAAAFEATGTRRTPPPRTPPVGC; encoded by the coding sequence GTGTCGTTCGACGTCGTCGAAGCCTCCATCGCGCAGTTGCGGGCTGCACTCGAGGCGGGGTCCGTGACGGCCGTGGAACTGCTGGAAAGCTACCTGCAGCGCATCGCCGTCTATGACCACGCCGGCATCCGGCTCAACGCCGTGGTGGTGCTCAACCCGCAGGCCCGCGCAGACGCTGAGGCGTCGGACGAACGCCGGGCGAATGGGCAGACCCGCGGACCGCTGGACGGAATCCCGTACACCGCCAAGGACAGTTACTTGGCCCGCGGGCTCACGGCGGCCGCGGGCAGCCCAGCGTTCGCCGACCTGGTCGCACAGAAGGACTGCTTTGTCATCGAGCGCTTGCGCGATGCCGGGGCGGTGTTGATCGGGCTGACGAACATGCCGCCGATGGCCAACGGCGGCATGCAGCGGGGGCTGTACGGCCGCGCTGAAAGCCCATATAACGGCGACTATCTCACGGCTGCCTTCGGATCCGGCTCGTCGAACGGGTCGGGCACCGCAACGGCGGCGTCGTTCTGTGCGTTCGGCATCGGCGAGGAGACGTGGTCGTCGGGCCGGGCCCCAGCGTCGAACAATGCGCTGTGTGCGTACACGCCGTCGCGTGGCATCATCTCCGTGCGGGGCGGCTGGCCGCTGGTGCCGACGATGGATGTCGTTGTGCCGCATACCAGGACGATGGCCGACTTACTCGAGGTGCTCGACGTGATCGTCGCGGACGACGCGAATGCGCGCGGAGACTTCTGGCGCAGCCAGCCGTGGATCCCGTTGCCGCGCCCCAGTGATCACCGGCCCGCAACGTATCGGAAGGTGTCGCCCGCCAGCATCGTCGGCACGCGCTTCGGTGTGCCGCGGATGTACATCAACGCCGACCCCGACGCCGGCAGTGCCGAACTGCCGGGTATCGGCGGGCCGACGGGCCAGCGGATCGAGACGCGGCCCTCGGTGCTTGCGTTGTTCGACGCGGCACGGCGGGATCTCGAGTCCACAGGCGCCGAGGTCATCGAGGTGGACTTTCCCACGGTCAGCAACTATGAAGGCGACAGGCCAGGAGCCCCAACGATTTTCACGCGCGGCCTTGTGAGTCCGGAGTACCTGGCTCGTGAGCTGCTCGACCTGAGCGCGTGGGCATGGGACGACTTCCTCGACGACAACGGCGACCCCGCGCTGAACCGGTTGGCCGACGTGGACGGCTCACGCATCTTCCCGCATCCGCCTGGAGCGCTGCCCGACCGGTACACCGGTTTCGACGACGACATCGCAAGCTATCCGGCGCAGGTGAGGGACCACCCGATGAATTCGTTCCTGGAGATCCCGCATCTCGAGCAGGGAGTGCGCGGATTGGAGGAGACGCGTCGCGTCGACCTCGAGGACTGGATGGACGGTCTCGGCTTGGACGCTGTGATCTTCCCGGCCGTCGCGGATGTCGGTTCCGCCGACATGGACGTCAACGAAGCGTCGGCCGACCTCGGATGGCGCAACGGCGTGTGGGTCGCCAACGGAAACCTGGCGATTCGACACCTTGGCATCCCGAGCGTGACTGTGCCGATGGGCACGATGGCGGACATCGGCATGCCGGTGGGGTTGACATTTGCCGGCCGCGCCCACGACGACGTCGCCCTGCTGCGGCTGGCGGCGGCATTCGAGGCGACTGGCACGCGACGGACACCGCCGCCGCGCACGCCACCTGTTGGCTGTTGA
- a CDS encoding molybdopterin guanine dinucleotide-containing S/N-oxide reductase encodes MTRPPTSLTHWGGFSVEVESGDIASVTPLAGDTDPSPLLGNLPASIRHPARVATPAVRRGWLRDGPGPTTRRGADEFVAVSWDELTDLLAGELRRVIQTHGNEAIYGGSYGWASAGRFHHAQSQVHRFLKLLGGYTFSRHSYSLGATGVIMPRVVGTHGDLFKRSTSWNVIVEHTDLLVCFGGLALKNTGTNHGGTTGHPARDALRRFRDRGGRIVSFSPLRDDVDGDCEWHAPVPGTDVAIMLALAYVLARESLADRDFLNTYCTGYDRFERYLLGIDDGVPKSPEWASRICGLPAGELSALARRMAAQRTLVTVSWSLQRIRHGEQAPWMGLTLAAMLGQIGLPGGGFGHGYGSMNEPGLPPLRFGLPRLPQGPNPVQTFIPVAAISDMLLRPGEPFDYNGQQLTYPDIKLVYWAGGNPFHHHQNIPRLRRALGRVDTIVVHDPYWTAMAKHADIVVPSTTAFERDDYSGSRNDPLLMAMPKLAEPYAHSRDDYTTFAALAEALGVGDQFTEGRTASQWLVHLYEKWAAGLDFAVPTFDEFWALGQLRLPTESGLTLLADFRADPITHRLATPSGRIEIFSDDIDGFGYDDCAGHPMWFEPSEWLGGARAGDYPLHLVANQPATRLHSQLDIGAVSQASKVQGREPIRMHPVDAAGRGLADGDVVRVFNDRGACLAGVVIDDRLRRDVVQLSTGAWFDPAEPADADAMCVHGNPNVLTDDTGTSSLARGCTGAHVLVQVEKFTGPLPEVRAHQPPVIVDR; translated from the coding sequence GTGACCCGCCCCCCGACGAGCCTGACGCATTGGGGCGGGTTCTCGGTGGAGGTCGAATCCGGCGATATCGCGTCTGTGACGCCATTGGCCGGCGACACCGACCCGTCACCGCTACTGGGCAACCTGCCCGCTTCGATCCGGCACCCCGCGCGCGTCGCAACCCCTGCGGTTCGCCGCGGCTGGTTGCGTGACGGGCCCGGCCCCACCACCCGCAGAGGCGCCGACGAGTTCGTCGCCGTCTCGTGGGACGAGCTCACCGACCTGCTTGCAGGAGAGCTGCGGCGCGTCATCCAAACACACGGGAACGAAGCGATCTACGGCGGCTCGTACGGCTGGGCCAGCGCCGGCCGGTTCCACCACGCCCAGAGCCAAGTCCACCGGTTCCTCAAACTCCTTGGCGGATATACCTTTTCGCGGCACTCATACAGCCTCGGCGCCACCGGCGTCATCATGCCCCGGGTAGTCGGTACGCACGGTGACCTGTTCAAACGGTCTACGTCGTGGAACGTCATCGTCGAGCACACCGATCTGCTGGTCTGTTTCGGCGGCTTGGCGCTGAAGAACACGGGAACCAACCACGGCGGCACCACAGGCCACCCGGCCCGCGACGCACTGCGCCGGTTCCGCGACCGCGGCGGTCGCATCGTGTCATTCTCGCCCCTGCGCGACGACGTCGACGGCGACTGCGAATGGCATGCGCCGGTGCCGGGTACCGACGTCGCGATCATGCTGGCGCTGGCCTACGTGTTGGCACGCGAATCGCTGGCCGATCGGGATTTTCTGAACACCTACTGCACCGGCTACGACCGCTTCGAGCGGTATCTGCTCGGTATCGACGACGGCGTGCCGAAGTCCCCCGAGTGGGCGTCGCGGATCTGCGGGCTGCCCGCCGGTGAGCTGTCCGCACTGGCGCGACGGATGGCGGCACAGCGCACACTTGTGACCGTCAGCTGGTCGCTACAGCGCATCCGGCACGGCGAGCAGGCGCCGTGGATGGGGCTCACGCTCGCGGCGATGCTGGGCCAGATCGGCCTTCCCGGAGGCGGTTTCGGACACGGCTACGGTTCGATGAACGAACCGGGACTGCCACCGCTGCGCTTCGGGTTGCCAAGGTTGCCGCAGGGCCCCAATCCGGTGCAGACGTTCATTCCTGTGGCAGCCATCAGCGACATGCTGTTGCGCCCCGGCGAACCGTTCGACTACAACGGCCAGCAGTTGACCTACCCGGATATCAAGTTGGTGTACTGGGCCGGCGGCAACCCGTTTCACCATCACCAGAACATTCCGCGGTTGCGGCGCGCCCTCGGCCGCGTCGACACGATCGTCGTGCACGACCCGTACTGGACCGCAATGGCCAAGCACGCCGACATCGTCGTGCCGTCGACCACCGCGTTCGAGCGCGACGATTACTCCGGCTCCCGCAACGACCCGCTGCTGATGGCCATGCCAAAGCTAGCCGAGCCATATGCGCACTCGCGTGACGACTACACGACATTCGCTGCACTCGCCGAGGCGCTGGGGGTCGGTGATCAGTTCACCGAGGGTCGCACGGCAAGCCAATGGCTGGTGCACCTGTACGAGAAGTGGGCGGCGGGACTGGATTTCGCGGTGCCGACGTTCGACGAGTTCTGGGCGTTGGGACAACTTCGGTTACCCACGGAGAGCGGTCTGACACTGCTGGCGGACTTTCGCGCGGATCCCATTACGCACCGGCTTGCGACTCCGAGCGGGCGCATCGAGATCTTTTCCGATGACATCGACGGGTTCGGTTACGACGATTGCGCCGGCCACCCGATGTGGTTCGAGCCATCCGAGTGGCTCGGCGGCGCTCGCGCTGGCGACTACCCGTTGCACCTGGTGGCGAACCAACCAGCGACGCGGCTGCACAGTCAGTTGGACATCGGTGCGGTGAGCCAAGCTTCGAAAGTACAAGGGCGCGAGCCCATCCGGATGCATCCTGTCGACGCCGCGGGGCGCGGGCTGGCCGACGGCGACGTGGTGCGGGTGTTCAACGACCGCGGCGCCTGTCTGGCCGGGGTCGTGATCGACGATCGTCTGCGCCGCGATGTCGTGCAGCTGTCGACCGGTGCCTGGTTCGATCCGGCCGAGCCCGCCGATGCCGACGCCATGTGTGTGCACGGCAATCCGAATGTGCTCACCGACGACACCGGCACGTCGTCATTGGCGCGGGGCTGCACCGGCGCTCACGTACTGGTGCAGGTCGAGAAGTTCACAGGGCCGCTTCCGGAAGTGCGGGCACATCAGCCACCGGTGATCGTCGACCGATGA
- the mbp1 gene encoding microaggregate-binding protein 1 gives MSEKNSGPEEAIKGVVEGVKGKAKEVAGAVAGRDDLYREGQAQQDKADAQRNAAQKEAEAESARAAAKTAEKRQEAEQR, from the coding sequence ATGTCGGAGAAGAACAGCGGACCCGAGGAAGCCATCAAGGGTGTCGTCGAGGGCGTAAAGGGCAAGGCCAAAGAGGTAGCAGGCGCCGTCGCCGGCCGCGATGACCTCTACCGCGAAGGCCAGGCGCAGCAGGACAAGGCCGATGCACAGCGCAATGCCGCGCAGAAGGAAGCCGAAGCCGAAAGTGCCAGGGCCGCCGCCAAGACCGCCGAGAAGCGCCAGGAGGCCGAGCAGCGGTAA
- the hflX gene encoding GTPase HflX: MTYPDFRPGTPSAGELALEDRTALRRVAGLSTELADVSEVEYRQLRLERVVLVGVWTEGSAADADASMAELAALAETAGSEVLEGLVQRRDKPDPSTYIGSGKAQELREVVLATGADTVICDGELSPAQLTALEKAVKVKVIDRTALILDIFAQHATSREGKAQVAYAQMEYMLPRLRGWGESMSRQAGGRAGGSGGGVGLRGPGETKIETDRRRIRERMSKLRREIKDMKTVRDTQRSKRVASDVPSIAIVGYTNAGKSSLLNALTGAGVLVENALFATLEPTTRRGEFADGRPFVLTDTVGFVRHLPTQLVEAFRSTLEEVVDANLLVHVVDGSDVNPLAQINAVRQVVNEVVTDHDGKPPPELLVVNKIDAADGLTLAQLRSALPDAVFVSARTGDGLERLQQRMAAVIEPTDTAVDVTIPYDRGDLVNKVHADGRVDATEHTAHGTRIKARVPVPLAASLQEFATF; encoded by the coding sequence ATGACGTATCCCGATTTTCGCCCCGGCACTCCCAGCGCGGGTGAGCTCGCCCTCGAAGACCGCACGGCGTTGCGCCGCGTGGCTGGCCTGTCGACCGAGCTGGCCGATGTCTCCGAGGTCGAGTACCGGCAGCTGCGGCTGGAACGCGTTGTGCTGGTTGGTGTTTGGACCGAAGGCAGCGCGGCCGACGCCGACGCGAGCATGGCCGAGCTGGCTGCGCTCGCCGAGACCGCAGGCTCCGAAGTGCTCGAGGGCCTCGTCCAACGTCGCGACAAGCCGGACCCGTCGACCTACATCGGCTCCGGCAAGGCGCAGGAGCTGCGCGAGGTCGTCCTGGCTACCGGTGCCGACACCGTGATCTGCGACGGCGAGCTGAGCCCCGCGCAGCTGACCGCGCTGGAGAAGGCTGTCAAGGTCAAGGTCATCGACCGCACCGCGCTGATCCTCGACATCTTCGCCCAGCACGCCACCAGCCGGGAAGGCAAGGCGCAGGTGGCGTACGCCCAGATGGAGTACATGCTGCCCAGGCTGCGCGGCTGGGGTGAGTCGATGTCACGGCAGGCCGGCGGGCGTGCCGGCGGCAGTGGCGGCGGGGTGGGCCTGCGTGGTCCCGGCGAGACGAAGATCGAGACCGACCGGCGTCGCATCCGCGAACGAATGTCCAAGCTGCGCCGCGAGATCAAGGACATGAAGACGGTCCGCGACACCCAGCGCAGCAAGCGGGTAGCCAGCGACGTGCCGTCCATCGCGATCGTCGGTTACACCAATGCCGGCAAGTCCAGTCTTCTCAACGCGCTGACCGGCGCGGGTGTGCTTGTCGAGAACGCGTTGTTCGCCACACTCGAACCGACTACGCGGCGTGGGGAATTCGCGGATGGCAGGCCGTTCGTGCTGACCGACACCGTCGGGTTCGTGCGGCATCTGCCGACCCAGCTGGTCGAGGCGTTCCGGTCCACGCTGGAGGAGGTCGTCGATGCCAATCTGCTGGTGCATGTGGTCGACGGCTCCGACGTCAATCCGCTGGCGCAGATCAACGCGGTCAGGCAAGTGGTCAACGAAGTCGTGACAGACCACGATGGCAAGCCGCCGCCAGAGTTGTTGGTAGTCAACAAGATCGACGCGGCCGACGGCCTGACGCTTGCCCAGTTGCGCAGTGCGTTGCCTGATGCGGTGTTCGTATCCGCGCGCACCGGCGACGGGCTCGAGCGCCTGCAGCAGCGGATGGCCGCGGTGATCGAGCCCACCGACACCGCGGTCGACGTGACGATTCCCTACGACCGCGGTGATCTGGTCAACAAGGTGCACGCCGACGGCCGGGTGGACGCCACCGAGCACACCGCCCACGGCACCAGAATCAAGGCGCGCGTGCCGGTTCCGTTGGCCGCAAGCCTGCAAGAGTTCGCGACGTTCTAA
- a CDS encoding acyl-CoA dehydrogenase family protein: MGSVVKYDRTLFEPEHDLFRVSYRAFLDRHVAPYHEQWEQEKIVDRGVWLEAGKQGFLGMAVPEEYGGGGNPDFRYNVIVTEETTAGRYSGIGFSLHNDVVAPYLLRLATDEQKARWLPQFCTGEIITAIAMTEPGTGSDLQGIKTRAVKDGDHYILNGAKTFITNGINADLVIVVACTDPDKGAMGFSLLVVERDMAGFERGRKLDKIGLDAQDTAELSFTDVKVPAENLLGEEGQGFIYLMQNLPQERIGIAVMAATAMEAVLEDTLQYTKERKAFGRPIGSQQNSRFVLAELATEATVVRMMVDEFIKLHLEEKLTAEQAAMAKWYSTEKQVYLIDRCLQLHGGYGYMREYPVARAYLDSRVQTIYGGTTEIMKEIIGRSMGV; this comes from the coding sequence ATGGGCAGCGTCGTCAAATACGACCGCACCCTCTTCGAGCCCGAGCACGACCTGTTCCGCGTGTCCTATCGCGCGTTCCTCGACCGGCACGTCGCGCCGTACCACGAGCAGTGGGAGCAGGAGAAGATCGTCGACCGCGGCGTCTGGCTGGAAGCCGGTAAGCAGGGCTTTCTCGGCATGGCGGTGCCCGAGGAGTACGGCGGCGGGGGCAACCCGGACTTCCGCTACAACGTGATCGTCACCGAGGAGACCACTGCCGGGCGATACAGCGGCATCGGCTTCAGCCTGCACAACGACGTGGTTGCGCCGTACCTGCTGCGGCTGGCCACCGACGAGCAGAAGGCGCGGTGGCTGCCGCAGTTCTGCACCGGTGAAATCATCACCGCGATCGCAATGACCGAGCCCGGAACTGGAAGTGACCTGCAGGGGATCAAGACCCGGGCCGTCAAAGACGGCGACCACTACATCCTCAATGGCGCGAAGACATTCATCACCAACGGCATCAACGCCGACCTCGTGATCGTTGTCGCGTGCACCGACCCGGACAAGGGCGCGATGGGTTTCTCGCTACTCGTCGTCGAGCGCGACATGGCGGGGTTCGAACGCGGCCGCAAACTCGACAAGATCGGTCTGGACGCGCAGGACACCGCGGAGCTTTCGTTCACCGACGTGAAGGTGCCCGCCGAAAACCTGCTCGGCGAGGAGGGTCAGGGTTTCATCTACCTGATGCAGAACCTGCCCCAGGAGCGGATCGGTATCGCGGTGATGGCGGCCACGGCGATGGAGGCAGTGCTCGAGGACACGCTGCAATACACCAAGGAGCGCAAGGCTTTTGGCCGTCCGATCGGCAGCCAGCAGAACAGCCGGTTCGTGTTGGCCGAGCTAGCGACCGAAGCCACGGTGGTGCGCATGATGGTTGACGAGTTCATCAAGTTGCACCTCGAGGAGAAGCTGACCGCCGAGCAGGCCGCAATGGCCAAGTGGTACTCCACCGAAAAGCAGGTCTATCTGATCGACCGTTGTCTGCAACTGCACGGCGGCTACGGCTACATGCGCGAATATCCAGTGGCCAGGGCCTATCTCGACTCCCGTGTGCAGACCATCTACGGCGGGACGACCGAGATCATGAAGGAGATCATCGGCCGCAGCATGGGTGTCTAG